The Oncorhynchus masou masou isolate Uvic2021 chromosome 6, UVic_Omas_1.1, whole genome shotgun sequence genome has a window encoding:
- the LOC135541606 gene encoding neuromedin-U receptor 2-like: MEKYCLDSLSNISEQHGMFCNITLLNVTGNDTGTKSIEERLLEVLGPKRSPVFLPISLVYLLIFLLGVSGNLLTCTVISKHKKRCTPTNLYLFSLAVSDLLVLFFGMPLEIYDLWQNYPFPFGEGVCYFKIFLFETVCFASILNVTVLSVERYIAVVHPLKTRYVATNKHAKHVISAIWVLSLVCAIPNTSLHGIYYLNLPEKVAESAICSLIGSPWIYNLVILITTACFYIFPVTVISGLYLGIGIKLGRERHLSRGTMRKNCSANISWRIHVEQVRRRQVTKMLAVVVLVFAICWAPFHIDRLLWSCIMQWSVWTDLNQAVYQCVHLLSGILFYLSSAINPVIYNLLSTRFRECFWDLVCTHTEDTTAGKDLTPSAKILLVPSGPVPKTQARPSDHNSLTPLLSPTGNTEITTLTSKHLCVVDSDFTATAF; this comes from the exons ATGGAGAAGTACTGCCTGGATTCTCTTTCCAACATCTCAGAACAGCATGgcatgttctgtaacatcacgTTGCTAAATGTTACAGGAAATGACACTGGAACCAAGTCCATTGAGGAAAGACTACTGGAAGTTCTAGGGCCGAAGCGCTCCCCCGTCTTTCTCCCTATCTCCCTGGTTTACCTGCTCATCTTCCTCCTGGGCGTGTCTGGCAACCTGCTCACATGCACAGTGATATCCAAACACAAGAAGAGGTGCACCCCCACCAACCTGTACCTGTTCAGCCTGGCTGTGTCAGACCTCCTGGTGCTATTCTTTGGGATGCCCCTGGAGATCTACGACCTGTGGCAGAACTACCCCTTCCCCTTCGGAGAGGGAGTCTGCTACTTCAAGATTTTCCTCTTCGAGACTGTATGCTTTGCCTCCATCCTCAATGTGACAGTGCTGAGTGTGGAGAGGTATATCGCAGTGGTCCATCCACTAAAAACACGCTATGTTGCCACCAACAAGCATGCCAAGCATGTCATCAGTGCTATATGGGTGCTGTCCCTGGTTTGTGCCATCCCTAACACCTCCCTGCATGGCATCTACTACTTGAATCTCCCGGAGAAGGTGGCAGAGTCAGCCATATGCAGTTTGATAGGTTCCCCGTGGATCTACAACCTGGTGATTCTGATCACCACCGCATGCTTCTACATTTTTCCCGTGACGGTGATCAGCGGGCTGTACCTGGGGATTGGCATCAAGCTGGGCAGGGAGCGACACCTCTCCCGGGGGACGATGAGGAAGAACTGTAGCGCTAACATCAGCTGGAGAATCCATGTGGAGCAAGTGCGCAGGAGACAAGTCACCAAGATGCTTG CTGTGGTCGTGCTGGTGTTTGCCATCTGCTGGGCACCTTTCCACATTGACCGGCTCCTTTGGAGCTGCATCATGCAGTGGTCTGTCTGGACAGACCTCAACCAAGCTGTGTACCAGTGTGTGCACCTCCTTTCAGGCATCCTCTTCTACCTCAGCTCTGCAATCAACCCCGTTATCTATAACCTGCTCTCCACACGCTTCCGGGAATGCTTCTGGGATCTCGTCTGCACCCATACAGAAGACACCACTGCTGGAAAAGACTTAACACCCTCCGCCAAGATCCTGCTGGTCCCCTCGGGCCCAGTTCCTAAGACCCAAGCCAGGCCTAGTGACCACAACTCCCTCACTCCCCTGTTATCTCCAACTGGGAACACAGAGATCACAACACTGACAAGTAAACATTTGTGCGTGGTGGACTCTGACTTCACTGCTACTGCTTTTTAA